A window from Natranaerovirga hydrolytica encodes these proteins:
- a CDS encoding stage V sporulation protein AB: MWINYIILAIIGFGAGIVISGGVFAFIAVIGLIPRIIRKTNTQDFVHVYEDAVTFGGIFGVLCLVFNIRVPIGVLGSGIFGIFAGVFVGGLAVSLAEVLNVIPILTRRMNIHRGMSYLIVALAMGKMIGSLVYYLIPGFAQYK, translated from the coding sequence ATGTGGATTAACTATATTATTTTAGCGATAATAGGTTTTGGAGCAGGCATCGTTATATCGGGAGGTGTCTTTGCGTTTATAGCAGTTATTGGTCTTATTCCAAGAATTATTAGAAAAACCAATACTCAAGACTTTGTACACGTGTATGAAGATGCTGTAACTTTTGGAGGGATATTTGGCGTATTATGTTTGGTTTTTAATATCAGAGTTCCTATTGGTGTTCTTGGTTCAGGAATATTTGGTATATTTGCAGGTGTCTTTGTAGGCGGTTTAGCAGTATCCTTAGCAGAAGTGTTAAATGTTATTCCCATATTAACAAGAAGGATGAATATTCACAGAGGAATGTCCTATCTTATCGTAGCATTGGCTATGGGAAAAATGATAGGTTCCCTGGTATATTATTTGATTCCTGGATTTGCACAGTACAAGTAG
- a CDS encoding stage V sporulation protein AA codes for MKSKNIYFKASKKTIINKKNVKIEDIAKLEGDDEAVINKIKKLPVLTITEDVKKNYVVSILEVIKIIQAKVPNVDIQNIGEADFIICYWPNRKNENKLLTYIKVICVCMILFTGGAIAIMTFHTDAAVPDVFKELYRIFTGVTTENPTLLEISYSIGLALGIIVFFNHFTNVKIMDDPTPIEVEMRSYEKDVEDSIIESLVDEGENIDVD; via the coding sequence GTGAAATCTAAAAATATATATTTTAAAGCATCAAAAAAAACCATTATAAATAAAAAAAATGTGAAGATCGAAGACATAGCTAAATTAGAAGGTGATGATGAAGCGGTCATCAATAAAATAAAAAAATTACCTGTATTAACCATTACTGAAGATGTAAAAAAAAACTACGTGGTATCCATTTTAGAAGTTATTAAAATCATTCAAGCCAAAGTGCCTAATGTGGACATTCAAAATATTGGAGAGGCTGATTTCATAATATGTTATTGGCCTAATAGAAAAAATGAAAATAAACTGCTGACTTATATAAAAGTGATTTGTGTCTGTATGATTTTATTTACAGGTGGCGCCATTGCAATTATGACTTTTCATACCGATGCAGCCGTACCAGATGTTTTTAAGGAGCTTTATAGAATTTTTACAGGTGTAACAACAGAGAATCCAACATTGCTAGAAATATCCTATTCCATTGGGTTAGCACTTGGCATAATCGTATTTTTTAATCATTTTACCAATGTAAAAATTATGGATGACCCTACGCCTATAGAGGTTGAAATGCGATCCTACGAAAAAGATGTTGAAGACAGTATTATCGAATCCTTGGTAGATGAAGGAGAGAATATTGATGTGGATTAA